Proteins from one Bacteroidales bacterium genomic window:
- the frr gene encoding ribosome recycling factor: protein MADLNVILDAAGEKMEMSIAFLDEALATIRAGKASARLLDPVRVDYYGSSVPVSQVATIVVPDAKTIMIQPWEKSMLREIEKAIQNSAVGITPENNGEHIRLGIPPITEDRRRDLVKRSKGEAENAKVAIRNARREAIEAFKKAQKNEGMPEDMAKDGEERVQKLHDKYIKKVDDLFAEKEKEILTV from the coding sequence ATGGCAGACTTAAATGTAATATTAGACGCAGCAGGCGAGAAAATGGAGATGAGTATCGCATTTTTAGATGAGGCATTGGCAACAATACGTGCAGGAAAAGCATCGGCACGTTTGTTAGATCCAGTAAGAGTTGACTACTATGGCTCTTCAGTACCCGTTTCGCAAGTAGCAACAATAGTAGTTCCCGATGCAAAAACTATAATGATACAACCATGGGAAAAGAGTATGTTGCGTGAGATTGAGAAAGCAATTCAAAACTCAGCTGTTGGTATCACACCTGAGAATAATGGTGAGCATATCCGCTTGGGAATACCTCCAATCACTGAGGATCGTCGTCGCGATCTTGTAAAACGCTCAAAGGGTGAAGCTGAGAATGCAAAAGTTGCAATACGTAATGCACGCCGTGAGGCAATAGAGGCATTCAAAAAAGCTCAAAAGAATGAGGGAATGCCAGAGGATATGGCAAAAGACGGAGAGGAGAGAGTGCAAAAACTTCACGACAAATATATTAAAAAAGTAGATGACCTATTTGCCGAGAAGGAGAAAGAGATTTTGACTGTATAA